From the genome of Nitrospirota bacterium:
AATTGCTCTGCCTCGTCGCAATGGAGCCCCCCCACTCGCTCGATCCGGATGTGATACGCAACGCGAAGATGGATGTCCTCCGCTGCCTCAAGCCCATCACCGACCAGGATGTCGAACAGGTCACCGTCCGCGCCCAATACAGTAAAGGCGCCACCCATGGCGCACCCACCCCAGGCTATCGCCGTGAGCAAGGAATTCATCCTGACTCCACGGTAGAAACCTATGTCGCGATCAAATGCTTCGTGGAAAACTGGCGCTGGTCCGGCGTCCCCTTCTATCTGCGCACCGGGAAAGCGCTCCCCCATCGCGCCAGCGAGATCGCCGTGCAATTCAAAGACATCCCGCAAACTTTGTTCAACGCCAATGCGCAACAGCCACAACCTCCGAACGTGTTGGCGCTGCGCATCCAGCCGGAGGAAGGGCTCTCGCTTCGCATCGTCTCGCGTGTGCCGGGCACCAGAGCCGAGACCCATGCGGTCGAAATGGACTTTCAATACAGTGACGTCTTCGGCCGTCCGTCTCCGGAAGCCTATGAGCGATTGCTGCACGACGTGATGGCCGGCGATACCTCCCGATTCATGCGACGCGACGCCGTGGAAGCCTCCTGGGCCTGGATCACCAAGATTCTGGAGGGATGGCAGCAGCAAGGATTGCGGGAGCTGCCTGAATATGAAGCGGGAACCTGTGGGCCGGTTGAGGCCGATCGCCTCATTGAAAATGATGGACGGGCCTGGCGGACCCTGTAGCGACTCACGTCATGTCAGCCGCAACTGCGCAAGCAACTCCTCGCATGTCCCAATTCCGCCGATAAACCGCTCGAACATCCCCTCTCGATAGAAGGCCAAGGCCGGCAGGGAGGAGATCTCCAGCTCCGCGGGAATCTGGAACTGCTCCTCGACGTTCATGGTCAGGATCAGCACATTGCCTGCCATCTGCTGCTCCAACTTTTCGAGTTCACGCATCAACGAGCGGCAACTCCCGCAGCCAGGCTTCCAAAGCTCCACCAACACCGGTAATCCCGCCTGCGCTACCAGACGGTCGAAGTCCCGGTCAGTCACCTCACGCATCACGGTCTCCTCGCCAACAGGGGAGCAAAGACCTCTTGATATAACCGTTCTGCCATCAGCCGATAGCCTGCCGTGGTCAGATGCAGCCCGTCGTTAGAATACCGGGCCGCCAGCTGTTGCGTCTCCGGCTCCGCTGTGGCGGAGAACAGATCGAAGGCTGCCAGCCCCTTCGATTCGGCAGAGCGGAGGATCAACCCGTTGAGCTGGCGCCGCCGATCGAGATGTTCGGCCAACCATCGGCGTCCCTCCTCACTGGACAGGTCGTCGCCCACCCTGATCGACGGAACGGTCACAGGCACCGGCGTAACTCCAGCTGCGGCGGCCAGCTCATACATCTGAAGAAGATTACGCAGAATAGCCGCAGGCGTGGCGTTCCAGCCCAGATCGTTCGTGCCGCCGAGAATCACCACGCAGGCCGGTTCATGGACCAGCACAGCCGAGCGAAACCGTCGCACCATATCGCCGGTCAGCTCCCCGCAGAGACCACTCATCGACACGCGCACGGAAGGCCCGGTCAATTCTTGCAGGAATCCTCCATAGGGAGTCTCGTCTCCCTGCGGATTGTCGGCGCTGGGCGATTGAAACCCTGCCGTCAGACTGTCTCCGAAACAGACAATGTGGGTCATGTTCTTCATCGCATCGATTGGCGTTCAGACGACTCGTACGACGGATTCTACCGGCGCGCAGTGCAGACTCACAATGCCCTCTGCTCCACACGTTGGATGGGAGAAAAACTCTCAGCCGTTCATCGCCGGAAGGCAGGCGAAGAGCGGCTATTTCCTTGACGATTCCTCACCTCCACGGTACGAATATGCACATGGACGAGCCGAAAACAGACGGCGGCTCACAGCCGATCGCACCAGCAAAAGAGCCAGCCAATCCCGAGCTGGCCTCCATCAAGCGGCTCCTCATTCTGTTAGACAAAACCGCCAAATCCAGCCGGACCTACGGGGCGGCGAACCCGGTCGCGCAAAAGTTCCTCCAACAGCTCTTCGAAGCCCTCACGGCTCACCTCGACCACTACCAGAAATTGGCGTTTCTCGTGCAACGGTCCGAACTTTATGTCAACGGGAACGTCGTCTACCGGTCCGAGCAGGAGTCCGGCCACGAGAATATCGCGTTCAAACTCTATACCGACGGCATCAGGGAACTGACCTTCCTCGAAGGGCTTCAACTGGAAGACCTCTCCGCCTTGCTTGACGCGCTCTGGGGCAGCCTCAACCCGGACGAGGACGATGACGACATTGTCACGCGCTTATGGGCCAAGAACCTCTCCAGCATCACCCTGGTCACAGCCGAAGAAATCGCCAAGGCCTCGACCGGCGGAGATGTCTTCGCGCTGCAGACGGCCGGCAGGATGGAAGCATCGGAAGCAAGCTTGCGAGCCCTGCTGGATCGGGAACAGGCCCGCATTAAACAGGGAGCAGGAACAGGACTTGAAGGGAGAGACGGTTCGGGAGCCGATGCTGGCGGAACGTCAACCGGAGAAGGAACCGGACGGGGCGCCAACGGACCGGCGAACCGATCCCAGTCCGGTCACCTGGGCTATGAGGTCTCGGACCTCGAACTCGCCGAACTGGCGAAAGAGATCGAGGCAGAGAGCCACAGAGACAACACGACGTACCTCTTGGACATGCTCACCGCGATCCTGGCGTCGGAGCGATCTCCTGCCATCCTGACCAAACTGCTCGACCTCTGGGGCAACCTCCTCGACTCCTTGACGGCCCATGGCAAATGGGCCGTGCTGGACAATGTGCTGGGCCTGCTCCATGCCGCAGCTGAGATCCGGCCAGACCTGGACGAGGATCATAAGAAGCAGCTGGCATCCCTGCTCGACAACCTGGGCCGGCCTGAACGGATCGCGATGATCGAAACCTATTTAAACAAGACCCCCTACGCCACCACAGAAGGATTGCCGACGGTGCTGCTGCCCATGGCGGCATCGGCCATCCCGGCCCTCTGCACCCTCTTGGCCAATCTGGAGATGCCGGCGCATCAAGCCATCGTGGCTGACGCCCTTGAGGCCCTCGCGAAGGACCAGCCGGATCCGCTGCTCCGTGGTTTGTCGGACCGCCGCCCCCGTTATGTGCGAAGCCTGCTCGCGATCCTCCTGAGATGGAACAATCCGCGCTTATTGGATTCGATCGAAAAACTGGTCCTCTATCCGGACGTCCAGGTGCGGAAGGAGGTCATCCGGGCAATCGGAATCCTCCGCCCCTCCGGGAATGGGACGAAACTGGTGACGCTCGCGAATGACACCGAGGAGTCAGTGCGGTTGCCAGCGCTCAAGCTGCTCCTACGCGGTCAATATACGGCGCCCTACTCCG
Proteins encoded in this window:
- a CDS encoding thioredoxin domain-containing protein, giving the protein MREVTDRDFDRLVAQAGLPVLVELWKPGCGSCRSLMRELEKLEQQMAGNVLILTMNVEEQFQIPAELEISSLPALAFYREGMFERFIGGIGTCEELLAQLRLT
- a CDS encoding GDSL-type esterase/lipase family protein, giving the protein MTHIVCFGDSLTAGFQSPSADNPQGDETPYGGFLQELTGPSVRVSMSGLCGELTGDMVRRFRSAVLVHEPACVVILGGTNDLGWNATPAAILRNLLQMYELAAAAGVTPVPVTVPSIRVGDDLSSEEGRRWLAEHLDRRRQLNGLILRSAESKGLAAFDLFSATAEPETQQLAARYSNDGLHLTTAGYRLMAERLYQEVFAPLLARRP
- a CDS encoding HEAT repeat domain-containing protein, yielding MDEPKTDGGSQPIAPAKEPANPELASIKRLLILLDKTAKSSRTYGAANPVAQKFLQQLFEALTAHLDHYQKLAFLVQRSELYVNGNVVYRSEQESGHENIAFKLYTDGIRELTFLEGLQLEDLSALLDALWGSLNPDEDDDDIVTRLWAKNLSSITLVTAEEIAKASTGGDVFALQTAGRMEASEASLRALLDREQARIKQGAGTGLEGRDGSGADAGGTSTGEGTGRGANGPANRSQSGHLGYEVSDLELAELAKEIEAESHRDNTTYLLDMLTAILASERSPAILTKLLDLWGNLLDSLTAHGKWAVLDNVLGLLHAAAEIRPDLDEDHKKQLASLLDNLGRPERIAMIETYLNKTPYATTEGLPTVLLPMAASAIPALCTLLANLEMPAHQAIVADALEALAKDQPDPLLRGLSDRRPRYVRSLLAILLRWNNPRLLDSIEKLVLYPDVQVRKEVIRAIGILRPSGNGTKLVTLANDTEESVRLPALKLLLRGQYTAPYSAWSPIVSADTFKDRPLSEKRAIFQAMRATSGEEIIPSFTRLLTEWSWINRKKKEELASLAAEALGKLGTPAAVAALELGQKKGSAAVRQACTAALAQAQRQQLKQAASS